In Bradysia coprophila strain Holo2 unplaced genomic scaffold, BU_Bcop_v1 contig_350, whole genome shotgun sequence, a genomic segment contains:
- the LOC119080750 gene encoding prostaglandin reductase 1-like, protein MIRTSKVWMLKNLFEGEPKLSDFELEEHELRDITDGELICEAEYLSVDPYMRVYVSRIPSIPATMIGTQVAKVIESKNPSYPVGSYIYGHFGWRSRTLVTALDDPKVHPIKPYPCPNLGTHPRSYALGCCGRVGNSAYFGLLELCKPQPGETVVISGAAGAVGCLVGQIAKIKGCKVIGIAGGIEKCNWLTNELGFDEAVDYKDEKFNENLSAVTLDGVDVYFDNVGGIISYEVMKRMNQFGRISICGSISSYNLDPSQVPKVPQINDFHRKILRMEGFLVNRWLGERWFEGIMQIKTWLDEGKIKYKETITEGFENMPQAFIDVLRGKNFGKAIVKV, encoded by the exons ATGATTAGAACAAGTAAAGTTTGGATGTTAAAAAACCTCTTCGAGGGTGAACCAAAGTTGAGTGATTTCGAGCTGGAAGAACATGAACTGAGAGACATTACCGATGGAG aattgatATGCGAGGCTGAATATCTCAGTGTAGATCCATATATGCGAGTCTATGTGAGCAGAATTCCTTCCATTCCGGCAACTATGATTGGAACTCAAGTTGCCAA agTCATAGAATCGAAGAACCCATCATACCCGGTGGGCTCATATATTTACGGCCACTTTGGTTGGCGTAGTCGAACCTTAGTTACTGCACTCGATGATCCGAAAGTCCATCCAATCAAACCATATCCATGTCCTAATCTGGGAACTCATCCACGATCATATGCATTGGGTTGCTGTGGGCGTGTTGG AAATAGCGCCTACTTCGGACTATTGGAACTCTGTAAACCTCAACCGGGTGAAACGGTAGTTATTAGTGGTGCTGCTGGGGCAGTCGGTTGTCTGGTTGGACAAATTGCTAAGATCAAAGGATGTAAAGTTATCGGCATCGCCGGAGGAATCGAAAAATGCAATTGGCTTACCAATGAGTTAGGATTCGATGAAGCAGTCGATTACaaagatgaaaaattcaatgaaaatttgtcgGCTGTAACGCTGGACGGTGTTGACGTGTACTTTGATAATGTTGGTGGTATAATTAGCTATGAAGTTATGAAGCGAATGAACCAATTTGGTCGTATTTCTATTTGCGGTTCGATTTCGTCGTACAATCTAGACCCCAGTCAAGTACCAAAAG TTCCGCAAATAAACGACTTCCATCGCAAGATCTTACGTATGGAGGGTTTTTTGGTCAACCGATGGTTGGGTGAAAGGTGGTTTGAAGGAATTATGCAGATCAAAACGTGGTTGGACGAGGGTAAAATTAAGTACAAGGAAACGATAACGGAAGGGTTTGAAAATATGCCACAGGCGTTTATTGATGTACTTCGGggtaaaaattttggaaaggCAATCGTCAaagtgtaa